The Devosia sp. YIM 151766 genome includes a region encoding these proteins:
- a CDS encoding GNAT family N-acetyltransferase: MPDIPIIRTDRLILRPPLIADYPAFEALMASPRAAYMGGPFDQRGAWGMFCHGVALWRLHGHGSLMVELAETGTCIGEIGINDGPLFPEKELGWLLYEGYEGRGYATEAAMAMRDWAFAALHLTSLVSYVDQRNMASIRVAERLGGVRDDHAERQDPADIVFRYRPV; encoded by the coding sequence TTGCCCGATATTCCGATAATTCGCACCGACAGGCTGATCCTGCGACCGCCGCTGATAGCGGACTATCCGGCATTCGAGGCGCTGATGGCGTCGCCACGCGCGGCCTATATGGGCGGACCGTTCGATCAACGCGGCGCCTGGGGCATGTTCTGCCATGGCGTGGCGCTTTGGCGTCTGCATGGTCATGGATCGCTAATGGTCGAACTGGCGGAAACCGGCACCTGCATTGGCGAGATCGGTATCAATGACGGACCGCTCTTTCCCGAAAAGGAGCTCGGCTGGCTGCTTTACGAGGGATATGAGGGCAGGGGCTACGCGACCGAGGCCGCCATGGCCATGCGCGACTGGGCCTTCGCGGCGCTGCACCTGACCAGCCTGGTCAGCTATGTCGATCAGCGGAACATGGCCTCGATCCGCGTAGCCGAACGGCTGGGCGGTGTACGGGACGATCACGCAGAGCGGCAAGATCCGGCCGATATCGTCTTTCGCTATCGGCCGGTATAA